The genomic region CCGTGTTTGTGCCTGTGAGCGCTGCATCGTCATCACTCTTATATCATCTTGATGAGTTCTGTTGCAGCCTCATTGACGTCATCTTCATTCTCAACGAGGTGGATTGGAACATTCACCGAACTTGCATATTGCATTCCAGCCGTCCGATTGAGATCCTGTTCAAATTCAATCGTTACGTCACTTGTGGACCCATACGTACGCTCGCTTTTTTCACGGCGAGTCTGTATTGTTCCTACCTGCGCTTCAACCAGTACAAACTGATCTGGGGCTAACTCGCGGAGAACATCATCAGGAAGCCCTGGAAGGTATCCAGCGTCAGTCCTGACAGCCAGATGCGTTGTCAATAACACAGACATCTCTTGTGTTGCATCAGCAACATACTCACTCGCACGACGCTGCAACCGTAGCGTCTCCCGACGCTCAAGCTTACCAAGCTCAGCCCGGCTTGTCGCAAGGTCGTCCATAGCAGCCTGCTCAAGCATCACATCACCAAAGTTGATCAATTGATACTCATCAGTAAGCTGGCGACGTGCTGTTCGCACAAGCGTTGACAGTCCAACTCCGGGGACACCAGCAATAATTGTTATAGACATGTTAATTCTAATTTAAAAATGGACAATCTCATCATCATCTGTGTTTGAGGAGATTCCGCTTCGGTCATCGTAGTACTTCCGTCCAATGAAAGCATCACCAACACAAGTCAATAATGTGTCATACAACTCATCTGCATGTGTAAATTGTTCAACCCCGGATCGTCCAAGGATGGCTTCGATACTTTCATCATCACCGTTCGGTGCTTCAAGTTCCTGCTCACCAATCAATTCAATAACCGTCTCACAGGAGGTCGGAAACTCTAATTCGCGAACAAAAAGGTCCCGAGTCTCTGGTAATCGCATCGTATACGCGAATCATTCTCACCCAATTGTAAAGCATTACCGGGTTATATCTTGTCGAATGTTATTATAAATATATATAATTCACGAAATATGCTATATGATGCATGTGTATATATTCATGTTAATTCCCCCTGTGGTCAGTAATACGGCATCATAGATATACGTCTCAATCCATGTAAAAATCAAAATATAAATATCCCAATCAATTTCTGGGGCATGATGATGAATTGATATTGCTGGTGGTACATCAGACGACAAACGTGTATATTTTACTCTCAGATAAGATTATCACTGAAAGAGTAATCAACCTCCAGAAGCAATATCACAACTACAATCATAATCATAACAATACCAATCAAGATCTTGGTGGACACATCATAGCTCGCCCTTGTAGAGACAATGCCCAATGAAGAATATGAGCATGCAGACCAGAACCAGAGTATCGGGTCAATTTGAAATGTTGCTTTGAATACTACGGACTATATATGTGTAAAAATCGTATCAAAAGAACCTCACGACTTCGATCGTGACCGGATGTCATCTCTCGGAATGTAGTCGATATGTGCAACGATCGCTAAGTAATAATCCTTTGATAAATAAAACAGATACATAACATCCGAAAGCCAACAAGTACATTGCACCTCGATAATCTTACCCCGCCCGTATCAATTGATTCTGAGTACCGCTTCATCACTATCTCACCAATTATAAATATATACTATGGCTGATTCACGTCCCACCGCGCAATCACAGGTTGATAATGAGACTGATGACGGTATTCCAAAGCAGGGTGAGGTGGTGCCTGAGCGGTTCTCTTCAGACGAAGTCTTTCAACGAATTGTCGCTGATGCTGATCATGAGGTTACTTCAAGCGTTCGTGAATTGTTTTTCAGCGCCCTGGCGGCTGGATTCGCAATTACAATTACCTTCTTAGTGTATGCATCAATGTCGGCGACAACCGAGACACCACTAGTCGCCGCATTATTATACCCACTTGGATTTATTTATATCATTATTGGTGGGTATCAACTGTATACCGAAAATACACTCCCACCTGTTGCACTAACGCTTGAACGACTCTCATCGGTTCCGACATTACTTCGACACTGGAGTATTGTACTAATTGGGAACTTCCTCGGCGGTGGAATTGGGGCGCTTGCATTAGCTTACGGTGGTGTCTTTAGCCCTGAAGCGACTTCGGTTGCTGTTGATATCGCGCAAAAGGGTATTTCAACACCTCCAGAGCAATTGTTCTTCAAAGCGGCGTTTGCAGGATTCATTGTTGCTGGTGTCGTCTGGCTTGATTTTGCCGCTCAGGAAACCATTTCTCGGCTTTTTGTTGTTTACATTGCGTTCTTAGCGATCCCATTGGGTGATCTGTTCCATGTTGTGGTTTCATTTACTGAGGCTGTATTCCTTATTGCACATGGAGGTGTCGGAGTCATTGCCGGCTTTGGCGGATTTGTCCTTCCCGTTCTACTTGGCAATACCATTGGTGGGGTCTTACTTGTCACTGTAGTCAATTATTATCAAACGAGTGAACGTCGACTTGAGATTGATCAATTTACCAATGTCCGACGGCTGTCCTCTCGGGAGATGTTGCTTGGAAATGTCGCTGGGAGATCATATGTCCCTGTCATTGATACACTTGAGAACTTTACTCGCGATCCTGATTCGTTTCGTGTACTTGTCCCCATTGCAAACCCTCGAACAGAGACTGAGCTGGTTGAACTTGCCGCTCGACTCGCATCAGCACGGGATAACGGTCGTGTTCATGTTGTCCATGTGATTCAAGCGGACAAAAATCTCGTTCTTGACCACGAACACGATCGTCGAGATGAAATTACAGCGCAATCTGAACAGTTACTTGATGGGATTGAGTCTATTGTTGATCAGCGCAACGCCAGTTTTGAATCGTCAACAATCGTCTCACCGCGATCATTTGAGGAAATCTTTGACTTCGCCGCACGAACCCGCCCAGATATGGTCGTTATGGGGTGGGGTGAAGAGAAGCTATGGAATAGTGCGCGAGCGGAACGACCAATTGATGAACTTACCAATCGCCTACCCTGTGACTTTTTAATTGCAAACGACCGTGGGCTTGATTGCTCTGATGTGCTTCTTCCAACTGTTGGTGGTCCTGACGCAGCACTCGCTGCGGAAACGGCGCATGCGCTTCAAGAGACCGGTAAATCAACACTTTCGCTCCTCACTGTTGTTGATAATCCAGATGAACGGGCTGCAGGTGAGCAGTTCCTTGATGATTGGGCTGAGACACATGATATCAGCGATGCCGAACGAATTGTTGATGTCACCGGTGACGTTGAGGCAGCAATCGAGCGTGAAGCGAAGGAAAGCACAATGGTGATGCTTGGGGCAACCGAGCAGGGACTTCTCTCCCGATTACTTTCGAATTCATTACACATGCAGGTCGTAAACAAAGTTGACGCCAGTGTAGTTCTTGCAGAACGTCCACACGAGCGCTCACTTACACAGCGACTCATTGGTAGTGGACGACGGGATCAATAACTCAGCCATCCCCTTTACCGGACAATAACTGATTCCCTAGAATATATTTGATGTAGTTGTATCCCTGTTCGAACTCATAAGAGCTAATGAGCTGTATCAATTGATAGCCGACATGGCACAGAGACGTCCAAGACGACCATGGGTTGTGCTCCTTCTTGGTATGCTTGCCACTGGGCTTGGGCATATCTACCTCCGGCGGTGGGTTCGCGGAATTGGTTGGTTCGCAGCGACTATCGCCGTCTCAGCGCTTTTTATTCCACCAGAGGCGATTCAGACAATCTGGAGCGCCAATAGTGATATCAGCACATTTGCCCCTGCCATTGGCGTTGCACTCGCAAGTGTTGCTGATGCATACGTACTCGCTCGAAACGACCAACGCTCATGGGATGACCCATCCACGGCCGGGTCTCTCCCCGATTCAGACACTGGTGATGGACCGCCATCATGTCCAAACTGCAGTCGTGATCTTGATACTGACATTGATTTTTGCCCATGGTGTACGACGAAACTTCCATCAGACATCGAAACAGATGCAAACTCGAATATCGAGTGAGATATACTATTTTGATTGATCAAACCGAAGTGGGCCCGAGGGTGCGGTCTTGGATCCATCGTGATTATTCGCCCCCCCGTTGGCATCTTCTCCATACGTTGAATGAAGAGTTCCGGCAAGCATACCATCACGCCGAAACACCACATATACGATTACGAACGATTTGGTTGCCGGTTCAAGAATAAAAACAGCACGTGGTTGTGTTGACTCAGGCGACACAGATACGGACGCAGCCTCCTCTTCATCAATTCGACGAATTAGTGGCTCAAGCGGCGTTATGCCGGTTTGAAATTCCCTGATGAGATTCCGAGCGCCCTGTTGTTTAGCGAATACATATAATGCGCCATTTGGCTTTGCGTCAGTTCCACGCGTCAATCGACTTCCCATTCCCTCACCTTCAGCAACTGCATTATTCCATGTCGATGTCGCTGCTTCAAAGATTCCAGTTATATCCTCATAAAATATAAATTCAGTCTCAGCGATTATATCGACTGCAGCGATTTGTGGACCGTCAACTGTCCATTTAATCGTTGCCTCGATGAGATATCCAGCGGCAAGTGTATCAACCGCTGATTGAATTGCGGTATCATGTGCGTTTATATCAATATATACTGGTTCAAACTTATCGATTGATACTGCGTTAGCATCATGTTGCGATGTCTCTTCATCTATCATCATATTATTACCATCGGTATCCGTCTCATGTGCATCTGCGTTTACGCTTGAATCTTGTAGCTCCTCATCCGTCTCATCACATGCAATAAGGACGAGCTGAGTCGACTCATGTGGATAGCCAAGAACCCGATATCGCGCTGTCGTCGTCAAACCCATGCAGATAGATATATGATGGATTATCTTGAGGTCACGGGTTAACTACGTCCCTCTGGGTGGAATGCTCACCATATTGTATTCATGATCAGGGAACACTGGTGAAAATCCAATATTTATTTTCACATATTTATGATATATTTATACTCTTCGTCTGACAGTAACGCCGAAATGACTACATAATGGCCGCCCGATTGTGCTGACGTGTCAGTTGACGCGTGGGCAAGTCGATCAGAAGGAGTGATGCAGTGGCTTGAACTCGGTGCGGCATATTTCCTTGTCGTACTATTTGCGATTGGCGTCTTTGATCTCGGGATTTCACTGTACGAACTCATTAATTCAGGCGCATTCACCGACCCAAACAGCCTTATCGACCTTATTGATACAGTTTTAGTACTGTTGATTATCGTTGAGGTGTTTGAGACTGTTGTTGCGTCTAGTCGACGTGAACCAGTTGTTCGGATTGTGATTAACGCTGCACTCATCGCCATTGCACGAAAAGTAATCAGTTATCGACCATCAGAATATGAATCTGTGCAGCAAGCATTCATTGCTGCGGCATCATTTACGCTATTGCTCGTTTCGCTTATCGGTGCTCTCTATGCTATCCGCCGGATAACCAGTCTCGGTATTGATAAAGCTAACAGAGATATGAAAACTCCTGAAGCCTCAAAATATCGAAGTGAGGAATAACCGGGAGGAAATAAATTAAAAAAATGCTGGGTGTGCTGTATCTATATCTATATTTATTCATGGATAACACGTAATTATCATCGTGAAATTCCCTCCGTAGTGTCTGTATCACGAACAGCTGCTACCTCCGCTGGTGTAATGGCAGCTATATCTCCCTTAATCGTCCGTTTTAGTGCCGCGGTCGCAGCACCGGTCGCTAATGCATGTTCAATATTGCTACAAGTAGTACCATTATGACCATCGTTGAGTTTTTGCGTAAGAAACCCCCCGACGAAGGCATCACCAGTTCCGACTGCATCAATCGTTTTAGCGTCGTATACTGGTTGTTCAAAAACGGTATCATTACATAAAGCAACTGCACCGTTCTTTCCTCTTGTCAAAATAACCGTCTCAAGATTAAATGTCGATGCAAGATCACGGACAATTGATTCCGGGTCAGCACTCCGATCTAAACATGTATTGACATCACGCTCTGCTCCAATGAGAATATCTACATCTGGGAGCAGTGATTGATATGCGTTTTTTGCCATAGTAGTGTTCCACAACTTTGAGCGATAATTGAGGTCAAATGCAGTTTTCGTCCCAGCTGACTGCGCTATCTGTAGAACTGTTTCGACTGTCGTCTGTAATGTTTCAGATAGAGCTGGTGTAATTCCACTCACATAACATATTGACGCTGACTTAATCATTTCAAGAGATATTTCTGCAGTAGTCAGTGTCGTTACTGATGACCCTGCTCGGTCATACTGCACCGTATCACCCCGAGGCTTTCCCCCGGGTTCAAAATAGTAGGTTCCAACTCGGCCGTCATCATCATGATCCCATATGATATCAAGTTCAACATCATAACTCTGAAGCGCTGTGGTAATACGACGTCCAAGTGGTGATGCAGGAAGTTTTGATATCCAACCAGTCTGGCATCCAAGTTGTGACGCCACCGCAGCAACATTACTTTCTGCCCCACCCACATGAACATCAAATTCATTTGCTTGAGTAATCCGAACACCGGGTGGTGGTGACAACCGAAGCATGGTCTCGCCAATTGTCACAATATCAAGAGCGGTGTCCACACTCGCGTCTGTACTGCTATCCACATCCGCTGTCTTGCCCATGTTAGATTCGCTCATATATTCCCGTTCTCGGATGGTACTACAATAGTGTTATTCTGTGAAATCATCCGTTAATACTCATTCTAATCGACGATCTTTGTGTCCTGGGTAATCACGCTCAAATCGCGCATCAAGCTCAGTACGATCAAATTCAATAAGAACCGGTCGACCGTGCGGACAGGCATATGGATTTTCGCATGTGTCAAGTTGTTCAAGCAAATTAACCGTTGATCCCTCAGTGAGTGCTGTGTTTCCAGTCAATGATGGATAGCATGCAAGATCGGCGAGAATATCATCAGTTAATGTCTTAATTGTTTCACTTCTATCATGACTGTTGAGAGATTCGGCTGTCTCAGCGAGCACATCACGAACCAGTGCCGGGTCAAGAGCTGATGCAAAGGCTGCAGGGACTGCAGTGACGACAATATTATCACCATCACCGTCTGTAACGCGGAAGCCGACTCGTTCAAGCGCATCGGCATACTCCTCAACTTGAGCGGACTCACCAGCAGTAAGTTCGATTTTAACTGGTTCGGCGAGCGCTTGTGTTGTCACCGTCTCAGCAAGTGTCGCTTGAAGTTGCTCATAATTGATCCGCTCATCAGCAGCATGCTGGTCAATAAGCACGAGTCCATCGTCTGACTCTGCAATAATGTATGTTTCATCGATCTGTCCAAGAATTCGCAGCGATGGAAGTGATTCAACAGTCGGTTCAAGAGTTGCCACATCTCCACCGAGGTCATGCTGCACCGATTGCTCATTGACACTGTCGTTCGGATCGGCTTTTTCTGATTGGTTTTTATTATGGTTATTACCCGAAACGACAGCATCACATTCCTCTCCAGCGCCTTTATGACCGTTATCAACATCTTCAGTTGATTTCGACTGGCTCTGAACGGTTGTATCAGCAGTTGCATTGGGAGTGCTTGCTTCAATAGTCTCAGATGATTGCGATGACTGCTGATTTATTGATGAATCAATATCGGCATCTTCACTCCGACGATTATTATCAACTGTCCATGCAGCGTCGCTTCTCGGGTCAACGTGGCGTGCTGTTTCACTATCTACATCTGCACCCTCTACTGTTGTATCACGGCTTGAATCAATCGACGTCTCTCTTTGTTGATCTTTGTCGCCGACATCACTCTTTGTTATGTCTGTCCTCTCATCTTCGGCATCTGATTGGGCTTGGGTTGTATTTTTGATATTATTATTTGGCTCCGACTTTTCTGCGCTTGTATGAACTGACGTCTCAGTTATTTCATTATTATCGACGTTAGTGTCATCATTAGCACTCTTTGTTGTCACATCAGGCGATGACTGAGTAATCTCGGTCTCTGCAGGTGCACTTTGTCCACGAGGTGCTCGTGAGCGAATCAGCCCGGCGGATAATAATGCCTCACGTATTGCATTTGTGACAGCATCTCGAACACCGGTCTCATTATCAAATCGTACTTCCATCTTGCGTGGATGGACATTGACATCAATTGATCCTGGGTCAATATCAAGAAACAACAGAGCGAATGGATATCGATTCGCAGCCAACTGGTCACCGTATGCATTGATAATCGCCTCTCGCAGCGCACGTGCTTCCACATACCGTCCATTAATAAATGTCGAAAGATATTGCCGTGTGCTTCGTGTTGTCTCTGGATGTGAAATCAACCCCTCAATCGCTGTAATACGGTCACTTTCGATATCTCCGGTAGTAATCGATATCATCGACTCTGCGACCTCTCGCCCATACACTGATAATACCGCCGACTCAAGATTTCCCCGCCCGGTTGTAGCAAATACCTCACGATCATTATGTTCAAGTGTAATTGCAACATCCGGATTTGCAAGCGCATAGTGGGTAACGACCGTGTTGATATGGTCGAATTCCGTCGCGGTGGTCTTGAGGAACTTTCGTCGTGCAGGTGTATTGAAAAATAAATCGCGTATCTCGACTACTGTTCCCTCTGGACAGCCTGCAGCTTCAACGTCAACGACGGTTCCACCTTCGATATGGAGTTCAGTGCCTCGATTGCCATCGCGTGGTTTTGTCCGGATTGTCATCTTTGAGACCGCACTGATTGTGTACAATGCTTCACCACGGAACCCTAATGTCCCAACACCGGACGCAAGATCATTGATATCGTCGATCTTACTCGTCGTATGCTCTTTGATTGCACGCTGAACAGCATCCTCATCCATTCCAATACCGTCATCGCGAATACGAATTCCGTCTGCTCCTCCTGACTCAACAGCAACAGAAATACGTGTTGCATCAGCGTCAAGACTGTTTTCTATAAGTTCTTTGACAACTGACGCTGGACGCTCTACAACCTCACCAGCAGCAATCTGTCGAACTGTCTCTGTATCAAGCGCAGTGATTGCATTTTCGTTACTACTCATGACGAACGTTCAGGCTCTGGACCGATATCTGCTTCAGGATCTGATTCAACACTTGATTCGGATTCTGCCGGTGAATCAACACTACGTGATTCTTCAGTACTGATTGCTGTGCACTGACCTTGTCCAGTCGCAACGATATTGATAGCTGTGCGCTGAGCCTCACTCACCTGATTCTTTGCGGCGGTCGGTGAGAGCCACGTCGCATCGGTGTGTTCATGACTCAACTGCACTTCCTTGGAATTGACAGTACAATCATAATATACAGCAAACCGACCACAATCGTCGTCATTCCGCCATGCAACGGCATGGACGGGTTGTCCGATTGTCGCATCAAGTCCGGTCTCTTCGGTAATCTCACGATGTACTCCATCGACGGCGTCCTCATGTCTCCCCAACCGTCCACCTGGCAGTTCCCATTCACCATCGCTAGAACGAGCCATAATGAGCACTTCCTTATCAGGGGCAACAATCACTCCTCGAAGGCTAACCGTCGCTTCCAAATGATCTTCAGTCATATATTCCCATTATTACTATCATATTTGATATTCTACTCCGATTAGAAACTCCAGGGATACCGCCTCTCTACGCGAGTCACCGTGGTTGTCAGAATCTTCCGCAAAATTTGCGTTCTGATTGATTTACACTGGGTCTGTTCAGTGATATATGTATATCTCTCGGTATTTACAACCGCTTTTGCTCCTGAATTTACGCAAGATATTACATTCAATTGCATGGTCTA from Haloquadratum walsbyi C23 harbors:
- a CDS encoding DUF6663 family protein: MGLTTTARYRVLGYPHESTQLVLIACDETDEELQDSSVNADAHETDTDGNNMMIDEETSQHDANAVSIDKFEPVYIDINAHDTAIQSAVDTLAAGYLIEATIKWTVDGPQIAAVDIIAETEFIFYEDITGIFEAATSTWNNAVAEGEGMGSRLTRGTDAKPNGALYVFAKQQGARNLIREFQTGITPLEPLIRRIDEEEAASVSVSPESTQPRAVFILEPATKSFVIVYVVFRRDGMLAGTLHSTYGEDANGGANNHDGSKTAPSGPLRFDQSK
- a CDS encoding NUDIX hydrolase, translated to MTEDHLEATVSLRGVIVAPDKEVLIMARSSDGEWELPGGRLGRHEDAVDGVHREITEETGLDATIGQPVHAVAWRNDDDCGRFAVYYDCTVNSKEVQLSHEHTDATWLSPTAAKNQVSEAQRTAINIVATGQGQCTAISTEESRSVDSPAESESSVESDPEADIGPEPERSS
- a CDS encoding DUF7575 domain-containing protein, with amino-acid sequence MAQRRPRRPWVVLLLGMLATGLGHIYLRRWVRGIGWFAATIAVSALFIPPEAIQTIWSANSDISTFAPAIGVALASVADAYVLARNDQRSWDDPSTAGSLPDSDTGDGPPSCPNCSRDLDTDIDFCPWCTTKLPSDIETDANSNIE
- the mutL gene encoding DNA mismatch repair endonuclease MutL, with amino-acid sequence MSSNENAITALDTETVRQIAAGEVVERPASVVKELIENSLDADATRISVAVESGGADGIRIRDDGIGMDEDAVQRAIKEHTTSKIDDINDLASGVGTLGFRGEALYTISAVSKMTIRTKPRDGNRGTELHIEGGTVVDVEAAGCPEGTVVEIRDLFFNTPARRKFLKTTATEFDHINTVVTHYALANPDVAITLEHNDREVFATTGRGNLESAVLSVYGREVAESMISITTGDIESDRITAIEGLISHPETTRSTRQYLSTFINGRYVEARALREAIINAYGDQLAANRYPFALLFLDIDPGSIDVNVHPRKMEVRFDNETGVRDAVTNAIREALLSAGLIRSRAPRGQSAPAETEITQSSPDVTTKSANDDTNVDNNEITETSVHTSAEKSEPNNNIKNTTQAQSDAEDERTDITKSDVGDKDQQRETSIDSSRDTTVEGADVDSETARHVDPRSDAAWTVDNNRRSEDADIDSSINQQSSQSSETIEASTPNATADTTVQSQSKSTEDVDNGHKGAGEECDAVVSGNNHNKNQSEKADPNDSVNEQSVQHDLGGDVATLEPTVESLPSLRILGQIDETYIIAESDDGLVLIDQHAADERINYEQLQATLAETVTTQALAEPVKIELTAGESAQVEEYADALERVGFRVTDGDGDNIVVTAVPAAFASALDPALVRDVLAETAESLNSHDRSETIKTLTDDILADLACYPSLTGNTALTEGSTVNLLEQLDTCENPYACPHGRPVLIEFDRTELDARFERDYPGHKDRRLE
- a CDS encoding phosphate-starvation-inducible PsiE family protein, yielding MSVDAWASRSEGVMQWLELGAAYFLVVLFAIGVFDLGISLYELINSGAFTDPNSLIDLIDTVLVLLIIVEVFETVVASSRREPVVRIVINAALIAIARKVISYRPSEYESVQQAFIAAASFTLLLVSLIGALYAIRRITSLGIDKANRDMKTPEASKYRSEE
- a CDS encoding DUF5789 family protein, which codes for MRLPETRDLFVRELEFPTSCETVIELIGEQELEAPNGDDESIEAILGRSGVEQFTHADELYDTLLTCVGDAFIGRKYYDDRSGISSNTDDDEIVHF
- a CDS encoding adenylate kinase; this encodes MSITIIAGVPGVGLSTLVRTARRQLTDEYQLINFGDVMLEQAAMDDLATSRAELGKLERRETLRLQRRASEYVADATQEMSVLLTTHLAVRTDAGYLPGLPDDVLRELAPDQFVLVEAQVGTIQTRREKSERTYGSTSDVTIEFEQDLNRTAGMQYASSVNVPIHLVENEDDVNEAATELIKMI
- the kdgK1 gene encoding bifunctional 2-dehydro-3-deoxygluconokinase/2-dehydro-3-deoxygalactonokinase, giving the protein MGKTADVDSSTDASVDTALDIVTIGETMLRLSPPPGVRITQANEFDVHVGGAESNVAAVASQLGCQTGWISKLPASPLGRRITTALQSYDVELDIIWDHDDDGRVGTYYFEPGGKPRGDTVQYDRAGSSVTTLTTAEISLEMIKSASICYVSGITPALSETLQTTVETVLQIAQSAGTKTAFDLNYRSKLWNTTMAKNAYQSLLPDVDILIGAERDVNTCLDRSADPESIVRDLASTFNLETVILTRGKNGAVALCNDTVFEQPVYDAKTIDAVGTGDAFVGGFLTQKLNDGHNGTTCSNIEHALATGAATAALKRTIKGDIAAITPAEVAAVRDTDTTEGISR
- a CDS encoding formate/nitrite transporter family protein yields the protein MADSRPTAQSQVDNETDDGIPKQGEVVPERFSSDEVFQRIVADADHEVTSSVRELFFSALAAGFAITITFLVYASMSATTETPLVAALLYPLGFIYIIIGGYQLYTENTLPPVALTLERLSSVPTLLRHWSIVLIGNFLGGGIGALALAYGGVFSPEATSVAVDIAQKGISTPPEQLFFKAAFAGFIVAGVVWLDFAAQETISRLFVVYIAFLAIPLGDLFHVVVSFTEAVFLIAHGGVGVIAGFGGFVLPVLLGNTIGGVLLVTVVNYYQTSERRLEIDQFTNVRRLSSREMLLGNVAGRSYVPVIDTLENFTRDPDSFRVLVPIANPRTETELVELAARLASARDNGRVHVVHVIQADKNLVLDHEHDRRDEITAQSEQLLDGIESIVDQRNASFESSTIVSPRSFEEIFDFAARTRPDMVVMGWGEEKLWNSARAERPIDELTNRLPCDFLIANDRGLDCSDVLLPTVGGPDAALAAETAHALQETGKSTLSLLTVVDNPDERAAGEQFLDDWAETHDISDAERIVDVTGDVEAAIEREAKESTMVMLGATEQGLLSRLLSNSLHMQVVNKVDASVVLAERPHERSLTQRLIGSGRRDQ